From a region of the Helianthus annuus cultivar XRQ/B chromosome 5, HanXRQr2.0-SUNRISE, whole genome shotgun sequence genome:
- the LOC110940593 gene encoding calcineurin subunit B, translating into MGNTSSMLTQYDIEEVQEHCNNTFSQQEIVSLYQRFCQLDRNSGGFISADEFLSVPEFAVNPLSQRLFRMVDGLNFKEFVAFLSAFSSRATLQHKVEFIFKVYDFDGNGKVAFSDLLDVLRDLTGQFISEQQRELVLTHVLEEAGYKKDSLLVLSDFMKILGNTGLKMEVEVPVD; encoded by the exons ATGGGGAACACATCCTCAATGCTCACTCAATACGACATTGAAGAAGTTCAAGAACATTGCAACAACACCT TTTCACAACAAGAAATAGTCTCCTTGTACCAAAGATTCTGTCAGCTAGATCGTAACAGTGGTGGCTTCATCTCCGCCGATGAATTCCTTTCGGTCCCAGAATTCGCTGTCAATCCCCTCTCTCAG agaTTGTTTAGGATGGTTGATGGGTTGAATTTCAAGGAGTTTGTGGCATTTTTGTCTGCATTTAGTTCACGTGCTACCTTACAACATAAAGTGGAAT ttatATTTAAAGTTTATGATTTTGATGGGAATGGGAAGGTTGCGTTTTCTGATCTGTTGGACGTTTTACGCGACTTGACGGGGCAGTTTATATCTGAACAACAAAGGGag CTTGTCCTGACACATGTTCTTGAGGAAGCTGGTTACAAGAAAGATTCTTTATTAGTTCTATCCGACTTCATGAAG ATTCTTGGCAACACCGGCTTGAAGATGGAAGTTGAAGTTCCCGTAGACTAG